The segment AATAATAAATTAAGTAGAGCTGATAATAATAATTTTCCTAAAAAGAACTTAAACAGTCCTAACGTAAAAAGTACTCCTGAACTAGTAGGTGCCCCGATTAGAAGGGAAGATCCTAAAATTAATACAAACAGGCCGAACTCTAATAGCAGGCAACCCTCATCTAATACACAAATTTCTGCAAATAGGCCAGGGGGGCAGAATAGGCAGGGTGTTCCAAATAGAGAAGGCGGTCCCTATAGACAGGGATCTCCTAATAGACCAGGAACTCCTTATAGACAAGGTGCTCCTAATAGGCCAGGGGGGCAGAATAGGCAGGGTGTTCCAAATAGAGAGGGCGGTGGCCCCTATAGACAGGGATCTCCTAATAGGCCAGGAACTCCTAATAGGCCAGGAACTCCTTATAGACAAGGTGCTCCTAATAGGCCAGGAGGGCAGAATAGGCAGGGTGTTCCAAATAGAGAGGGCGGTGGCCCTTATAGACAGGGATCTCCTAATAGGCCAGGAACTCCTTATAGACAAGGTGCTTCTGGGATTAGAAAGCCAGTAGCACCCAATGAACTGATGCAGTTACAGAAAACCAATGCATCAAATAAAGAAAAACCTAATATTTCTAATGTAAACAAACAAAAAATCGAAGGGGCCAATCAGAAGACAAAAGCACCTAATAGTCGTTTAAATACATCTCCTTCTCCTACGGCCAAGAAACCAGCTAGATCATTCGCAAGCAACACTAAGAAGCCTGGCAGAACAGATTGGGACGATAGTGCCAAGCTAGAAGCATTAAGAAATAAAAATCCACAGAAACAAAGACAAAAAGTTCATATTATTGGCGAAAATGATGATTCATTAACCTCTGAGACTAGCGGTTACTCAGGAGAAAAGGTTTCAATACTATCAGCAAGTTTGGCTCGTCCAAAAAAAGAAAAGTCTGAAGAGATCAAATCACAAAAACCCTCAAAACAATTCAAGAAAAAGAAAAAAGAGACTACTAGGCAAAGACAAAAGAGAAGAGCTATGGAATTAAGAGCTGCGAAAGATGCAAAACAAGTAAGACCTGAAATGATAATAATACCTGAAGATAATTTAACAGTACAAGAATTAGCCGATAAGCTTAGTCTTGAAAGTTCTGAAATAATCAAATCTCTTTTCTTTAAAGGTATTACGGCTACAGTGACTCAATCACTTGACTTAGCAACCATTGAAACAGTGGCTGAGGAATTTGGGGTCCCTGTTTTACAAGATGATGTTCAAGAGGCTGCAAAGAAAACAGTAGACATGATTGAAACCGATGATATTGAAAGTCTCATCAAAAGACCTCCAGTCATCACAGTTATGGGACATGTCGATCATGGTAAAACAAGTCTTTTAGATTCCATAAGAGAATCCAGGGTAGCCTCTGGAGAAGCAGGTGGAATAACTCAACATATCGGAGCTTATCAAGTTGAATTTGAGCACGAATCAAAAAAGAAAAAGCTAACTTTTCTTGATACTCCAGGTCATGAAGCATTTACGGCCATGCGTGCAAGAGGTACAAAAGTTACTGACGTAGCGGTACTTGTTGTAGCTGCTGATGATGGTTGCAGACCTCAAACACTTGAAGCTATTAGTCACGCAAGAGCAGCGAAAGTACCAATAGTTGTAGCCATAAATAAAATTGATAAAGAAGGTGCTTCTCCAGATAGAGTTAAACAGGAATTATCAGAAAAAGATCTAATTGCCGAAGATTGGGGTGGGGATGTAGTTATGGTGCCAGTCAGTGCAATCAAAAAACAAAATATTGATAAATTACTCGAAATGATCCTTTTGGTTTCTGAAGTTGAAGATCTCCAAGCAAACCCAGAAAGATTAGCTAAAGGGACAGTAATTGAAGCCCATTTAGATAAAGCCAAAGGTCCTGTTGCAACTTTATTAGTACAAAATGGCACATTAAAAGCTGGAGATGTTTTAGCCGCAGGTTCAGTCCTTGGTAAAATTAGAGCCATGGTCGATGAACATGGTAATAGAATTAAGGAGGCGGGGCCTTCATGTCCAGTGGAAGCACTTGGATTTAGCGAAGTCCCAACAGCAGGTGATGAATTTGAAGTTTATCGTGATGAGAAATCTGCTAGAGCGATTGTTGGAGATAGAGCGACTGATGCAAGAGCAACAAAATTAGCCCAGCAAATGGCATCTAGGAGGGTAAGCTTATCATCTTTATCTACTCAAGCAAATGATGGAGAACTTAAAGAATTAAATCTAATTCTTAAAGCAGATGTCCAAGGAAGTGTAGAAGCTATATTAGGTTCGTTAGAACAATTACCAAAAAATGAGGTCCAAGTCAGAGTCTTACTCTCCGCACCAGGAGAAATAACCGAGACTGACATAGATCTTGCTGCTGCCTCTGGCTCAGTAATAATAGGCTTCAACACATCATTAGCCTCTGGAGCCAAAAGAGCGGCCGACGCAAATGATGTTGATATAAGAGAGTATGAAGTCATTTATAAACTTCTAGAAGATATCCAATCTGCTATGGAAGGATTACTTGAACCTGATTTGGTGGAGGAATCTTTAGGTCAAGCTGAAGTAAGAGCAACATTTGCAGTTGGGAAAGGAGCAATTGCTGGATGCTACATACAAAGTGGTAAGCTTCAAAGAAATTGTTCTTTAAGAGTACTTAGATCCGATAAAGTAATATTTGAAGGTAATTTAGATTCCCTGAAAAGATCGAAAGATGATGTAAAAGAAGTTAATACTGGTTTCGAATGTGGAGTTGGATGTGACAAATTCTCAACTTGGAGTGAAGGAGATATCATTTCGGCATTCAAATTTGTAACAAAAAAAAGGACTCTAAATAAATAAAAGCTTAATCTTCCTTATTTCTATCGAAGAAAAATAAGATAGGAAATAATGCACAAGCTCCTAGTTGTATTAAAAGATTATTTTGCTGTATTTCATTCCCACTAGCAATTTTAGAAACCATTATTAGAAGACCTAAAAAAGCAGAACCAGAGAAGGCAATCCA is part of the Prochlorococcus marinus subsp. pastoris str. CCMP1986 genome and harbors:
- the infB gene encoding translation initiation factor IF-2, which codes for MTISDKIRVYELSRDLKLENKDILDAAQKLSISVKSHSSSISLEDAKKIKNLINKNSSKKILSVSKSAIKAKNENPKNNDNKNNKNFSNPSHPEKLSKEGLNKKPLLIKPTNKVVNSLVSSNIKNPNPPTIVSNLKSQALSKNQNKTNTSVITTPNLKDKKNPSALQDKKPLKNSSGSPAKTTARPPIQLIEKPKNLANSNRNINANKINNSVNQKAQSLNRADNNKLSRADNNNFPKKNLNSPNVKSTPELVGAPIRREDPKINTNRPNSNSRQPSSNTQISANRPGGQNRQGVPNREGGPYRQGSPNRPGTPYRQGAPNRPGGQNRQGVPNREGGGPYRQGSPNRPGTPNRPGTPYRQGAPNRPGGQNRQGVPNREGGGPYRQGSPNRPGTPYRQGASGIRKPVAPNELMQLQKTNASNKEKPNISNVNKQKIEGANQKTKAPNSRLNTSPSPTAKKPARSFASNTKKPGRTDWDDSAKLEALRNKNPQKQRQKVHIIGENDDSLTSETSGYSGEKVSILSASLARPKKEKSEEIKSQKPSKQFKKKKKETTRQRQKRRAMELRAAKDAKQVRPEMIIIPEDNLTVQELADKLSLESSEIIKSLFFKGITATVTQSLDLATIETVAEEFGVPVLQDDVQEAAKKTVDMIETDDIESLIKRPPVITVMGHVDHGKTSLLDSIRESRVASGEAGGITQHIGAYQVEFEHESKKKKLTFLDTPGHEAFTAMRARGTKVTDVAVLVVAADDGCRPQTLEAISHARAAKVPIVVAINKIDKEGASPDRVKQELSEKDLIAEDWGGDVVMVPVSAIKKQNIDKLLEMILLVSEVEDLQANPERLAKGTVIEAHLDKAKGPVATLLVQNGTLKAGDVLAAGSVLGKIRAMVDEHGNRIKEAGPSCPVEALGFSEVPTAGDEFEVYRDEKSARAIVGDRATDARATKLAQQMASRRVSLSSLSTQANDGELKELNLILKADVQGSVEAILGSLEQLPKNEVQVRVLLSAPGEITETDIDLAAASGSVIIGFNTSLASGAKRAADANDVDIREYEVIYKLLEDIQSAMEGLLEPDLVEESLGQAEVRATFAVGKGAIAGCYIQSGKLQRNCSLRVLRSDKVIFEGNLDSLKRSKDDVKEVNTGFECGVGCDKFSTWSEGDIISAFKFVTKKRTLNK
- a CDS encoding DUF3493 domain-containing protein — translated: MSKIDPELKKKLLKETQAPFKGLRRILWIAFSGSAFLGLLIMVSKIASGNEIQQNNLLIQLGACALFPILFFFDRNKED